One window of Verrucomicrobiales bacterium genomic DNA carries:
- the htpG gene encoding molecular chaperone HtpG, which yields MMATESHSFQAEIQQLLDIVIHSLYTDREIFIRELISNAADACEKLRFLQTSGQAVADPSVAPGIRITTDEAAGTITFSDAGIGMNREEMVENLGTIAHSGTKSFLKQLAEEKKGDAKLIGQFGVGFYSAFMVAKQVTVVSRSYRAEDASWRWVSQGTTGYQIEACDAAARGTTITLELKDDTKDFSKESEVERIIKRYSSFVPFPVELNGKRLNTVQAIWTRSRSEIKEEEYTEFYQFLSHEQQAPLLRLHFTADAPLAIQSLVFVPASNFESMGFGRGESEVHLYCKKVLIQSKPKNLFPEWLRFLKGVVDSEDLPLNISRETMQDTALMQKLNKVLTSRFLKHLDETSEKDPELYTKFYAEYNRFIKEGVVVDYTHKEALGKLLRYESSTLEAGKQTSLADYVKRMPSEQKEIYCLLAQNREAALSSPYYEVFASRKFEVLFLYDPWDEFVVEHLASFEGKTLRPAEKAELDLSEKVQGGLTDEQAEALSKWLKESLGDKVNEVRVSKRLVDSPAVVVDSDKFMTASMRRLLRTAKRDTAPGPGKCDFEINPSHRLVSQLEGLRQKNAGLAGKVAEQLFDNARVAAGLMEDPREMLRRANDLLTELLESKQA from the coding sequence ATTATGGCTACGGAATCGCATTCATTTCAGGCGGAGATCCAGCAGCTGCTGGACATCGTCATTCACTCTCTCTACACGGATCGCGAAATTTTCATTCGCGAGTTGATCTCCAACGCGGCGGATGCCTGCGAGAAGCTTCGCTTTCTGCAAACCTCTGGGCAGGCGGTTGCCGATCCGAGTGTGGCCCCAGGCATACGCATCACGACCGATGAAGCGGCCGGGACGATCACCTTCTCCGATGCCGGCATCGGGATGAACCGCGAGGAGATGGTTGAGAATCTCGGGACTATCGCTCACTCGGGCACGAAGTCCTTCCTGAAGCAGTTGGCCGAGGAGAAGAAGGGCGACGCCAAGCTGATCGGACAATTCGGCGTCGGGTTTTACTCGGCCTTCATGGTGGCCAAGCAGGTGACTGTGGTCAGCCGATCGTATCGGGCCGAGGATGCGTCCTGGCGATGGGTCAGCCAGGGTACAACGGGCTATCAGATTGAAGCCTGTGATGCCGCCGCCCGGGGCACCACCATTACCTTGGAGCTGAAGGACGACACCAAAGACTTCTCCAAAGAGTCGGAGGTAGAGCGGATTATCAAGCGGTACTCGAGCTTCGTGCCTTTTCCGGTCGAGCTGAATGGAAAGCGACTGAACACGGTTCAGGCGATCTGGACCCGTAGTCGGAGCGAGATCAAGGAGGAGGAGTACACCGAGTTCTACCAGTTTCTCAGCCACGAGCAGCAGGCTCCCTTGTTGCGATTGCACTTCACGGCGGATGCCCCGCTCGCGATTCAGTCGTTGGTATTTGTGCCCGCCTCGAACTTTGAGAGCATGGGCTTTGGCCGCGGCGAGTCGGAGGTGCACCTTTACTGCAAAAAAGTGCTCATTCAGTCCAAGCCCAAGAACCTTTTTCCTGAATGGCTGCGTTTCTTGAAGGGCGTCGTCGACAGCGAGGATCTGCCGCTCAATATCTCCCGCGAGACGATGCAGGACACCGCCTTGATGCAGAAGCTGAACAAGGTTTTGACCTCGCGGTTCCTGAAGCACTTGGACGAAACTTCGGAGAAGGATCCGGAGCTCTACACCAAGTTCTATGCGGAGTACAACCGCTTCATCAAGGAAGGGGTCGTCGTCGACTACACCCACAAGGAGGCCTTGGGCAAGCTGCTGCGCTATGAGTCCTCGACCTTGGAAGCCGGCAAGCAGACCTCCTTGGCGGACTACGTGAAGCGCATGCCGTCGGAGCAGAAGGAGATCTACTGTCTGCTGGCTCAGAATCGCGAGGCCGCGCTCAGCAGCCCCTATTACGAGGTGTTTGCTTCCCGGAAGTTTGAGGTGCTTTTCCTCTATGACCCATGGGATGAGTTTGTGGTCGAGCACTTGGCATCGTTCGAAGGCAAAACCTTGCGTCCTGCCGAGAAGGCGGAGCTGGATCTTTCCGAGAAGGTGCAGGGCGGTCTCACGGACGAGCAAGCGGAAGCGCTCTCCAAATGGCTCAAGGAGTCGCTGGGGGACAAAGTCAACGAGGTGCGTGTCTCCAAGCGTTTGGTGGACAGCCCGGCGGTGGTGGTGGACAGCGACAAGTTCATGACCGCTTCCATGCGCCGTCTGCTGCGTACCGCCAAGCGAGACACGGCTCCCGGTCCTGGCAAGTGCGACTTTGAGATCAACCCGTCGCATCGCCTGGTATCCCAGCTGGAAGGGCTGCGCCAGAAAAACGCCGGTTTGGCTGGCAAGGTGGCCGAGCAGCTGTTTGACAATGCCCGAGTGGCCGCCGGCCTGATGGAGGATCCTCGGGAGATGTTGCGTCGGGCGAATGATTTGCTGACGGAGCTCCTAGAATCCAAGCAGGCGTAG
- a CDS encoding methyltransferase domain-containing protein, producing the protein MAETDWEQRYQTGDMPWEKGEASPGLVDFVAAYQGPKGQSVLVPGCGTGHDVRVFAGAGFQAVGLDLAPSAVSLAHERTQAAGLSAGFHRSDFLSDPPLRPFDWVFEHTLFCAIQPERRDDYVQAVHRWLKPGGDYLAVYYLIDDTEGPPFGSTREEIARRFESRFEMKKQWVPRSYPNRTGLEWMVWWRGKP; encoded by the coding sequence ATGGCCGAGACAGACTGGGAGCAGCGCTATCAGACCGGGGACATGCCTTGGGAGAAGGGTGAGGCTTCCCCAGGGTTGGTGGATTTCGTGGCTGCCTACCAGGGGCCCAAGGGGCAGTCGGTCTTGGTGCCGGGCTGCGGGACCGGGCATGATGTGCGGGTCTTCGCTGGGGCTGGGTTTCAGGCGGTGGGCCTGGATTTGGCACCTTCGGCCGTGAGTCTTGCTCATGAGCGTACCCAAGCCGCGGGCCTCTCGGCAGGGTTTCACCGTTCGGATTTTCTGTCCGACCCACCTTTGCGCCCATTCGATTGGGTTTTCGAGCATACCTTGTTCTGCGCGATTCAGCCTGAGCGACGCGATGATTATGTCCAAGCTGTGCACCGCTGGCTCAAGCCCGGAGGAGATTACTTGGCGGTGTATTACCTCATCGACGATACCGAAGGTCCACCCTTTGGCAGTACGCGGGAAGAGATTGCGCGACGCTTCGAATCCCGTTTCGAGATGAAGAAGCAGTGGGTCCCGCGGTCCTATCCCAATCGAACTGGCCTGGAGTGGATGGTCTGGTGGCGGGGGAAGCCTTAG